The following coding sequences lie in one Micropterus dolomieu isolate WLL.071019.BEF.003 ecotype Adirondacks linkage group LG15, ASM2129224v1, whole genome shotgun sequence genomic window:
- the rab23 gene encoding ras-related protein Rab-23, which yields MLEEDMEVAIKVVVVGNGAVGKSSMIQRYCKGVFTRDYKKTIGVDFLERQILVNDEEVRLMLWDTAGQEEFDAITKAYYRGAQACVLVFSTTDRESFQAIDSWREKVEAEVGDIPTVLVQNKIDLLEETVIKNEEAEALAKRLKLRFYRASVKEDLNVNEVFKYLAEKYLQRLKQQTAEETEVVHTTSNKIGVFNTTSSNVCNQSSSNGREVITLRPNKQRTKKSKNPFGSCSLL from the exons ATGTTGGAGGAGGACATGGAGGTGGCCATCAAGGTGGTCGTGGTTGGCAACGGTGCTGTCGGCAAGTCCAGTATGATCCAGCGTTACTGCAAGGGCGTCTTCACTCGGGACTACAAAAAGACCATTGGAGTGGATTTCCTGGAAAGGCAGATACT TGTAAATGACGAAGAGGTCCGACTAATGCTGTGGGACACCGCTGGGCAGGAGGAGTTTGATGCCATTACCAAGGCCTACTACCGTG GTGCCCAGGCATGTGTGCTAGTCTTCTCTACCACAGACAGGGAGTCATTTCAGGCTATTGACAGCTGGAGGGAGAAGGTGGAGGCAGAGGTTGGAGATATTCCCACAGTTTTAGTGCAGAACAAAATTGACCTGCTGGAAGAGACAGTTATAAAAAA CGAGGAGGCAGAAGCTTTGGCTAAAAGGCTTAAGCTGAGATTTTATCGAGCTTCAGTGAAAGAGGATCTTAATGTCAACGAGG tttttaagtACTTGGCTGAGAAGTATCTTCAGCGACTCAAACAGCAAACGGCAGAGGAGACAGAGGTGGTCCATACAACAAGCAATAAAATAG GTGTTTTTAATACCACAAGTAGTAATGTCTGCAACCAGAGCTCCAGCAACGGCAGAGAAGTCATCACTTTGCGACCTAACAAACAAAGGACCAAGAAGAGTAAAAATCCTTTTGGAAGCTGCAGCCTACTCTAG
- the bag2 gene encoding BAG family molecular chaperone regulator 2 encodes MAQAKIHAKMNEASCAKFSRTLSMADRSGRLLESLDQLEMRVEALREAASALEQERECLLEMIQSIQNGQEMRNICPGEREELELTANRIMGRTLSVEISVGTIRNPQQEDALRKATTIIDEIVKKLLDDVDASRQRLLALHAACVTEAPPVPIDQKFQAIVISCALEDQKKIKQRLETLMRNVENAKKNIKIMDHQKLEDPKANGCQ; translated from the exons ATGGCTCAAGCAAAAATACACGCGAAAATGAACGAAGCTTCCTGCGCGAAGTTCAGCAGGACACTGTCCATGGCAGATCGCTCCGGACGACTCCTGGAAAGTTTGGATCAGCTGGAAATGAG GGTGGAGGCTTTACGCGAAGCAGCATCGGCCTTGGAGCAGGAAAGGGAGTGCCTCCTGGAAATGATTCAGTCCATCCAGAACGGACAAGAAATGCGTAACATCTGTCCTG ggGAGAGAGAAGAGTTAGAGTTAACTGCAAACCGTATAATGGGCCGTACGCTGTCTGTGGAGATCTCTGTTGGCACAATCAGAAACCCCCAGCAGGAGGATGCGCTACGCAAGGCCACGACTATCATTGATGAAATAGTGAAGAAGTTACTGGATGACGTGGATGCCAGCCGGCAGCGGCTGCTGGCCCTGCATGCAGCCTGTGTGACCGAGGCACCGCCCGTCCCCATCGACCAGAAGTTTCAGGCAATAGTGATCAGCTGTGCTCTGGAGGACCAGAAGAAGATCAAACAGAGGCTGGAGACTTTGATGAGGAACGTTGAAAATGCTAAGAAGAACATCAAGATTATGGATCACCAAAAACTGGAGGACCCAAAAGCCAATGGCTGTCAATAA